The sequence GGCCATCTATGGCTTTTACCGCTGGCATGAAGTAGACAACAAGGCAATGGCAATGGAAAAAAACATTAACCTCTGTCTGGAATTAGGCATCAATACCTTTGATCATGCTGATATCTATGGCGGATATGAATGTGAAGAACTGTTTGGCAATGTCATCGCGCAGGGTACGGTGAAACGCGAAGACCTCGTGATCTTCACCAAATGCGGCTTACTGGAACCGCATCCTTCCCGGCCCGACATACGCATCCGGCATTGTAATACCTCTAAAGACCATATCCTCCAAAGTGTTAACAACTCACTGAAAAAACTCAGGACGGATTACATAGATATCTTCCTGCTCAATAACCTTGATCCGATCTCTAACCTCGAGGAAACAGCCCTCACCCTGCAAAGGCTGAAGGAGTCTGGCAAAGTCAAAAACATTGGCGTGGTCAACTTCTCGGTATTCCAGCACCAGTTGCTGGCTTCTTACCTGAAGGCTCCGCTGGTGACCAATCATGTTGAGCTTAGCTTATTAAATACTACGGCGCTCGACAATGGCCAGGTGGATTACAGCAAGCAACGCTACATGCGTCCGCTCGCTTCTGCGCCGCTGGCTGCCGGGGAGATTGCCAATGGCAACACAGAGCAGGCCGTACGGGTGCGCAGCAAGTTGCAGGAAATAGGTAAAAAATACAATGCCGATCAGGAATCCATAGCAGTCGCCTGGCTGGTAAAGCTGGGAGCCCTGCCACTCATTGGCACCACCAGCGAGCAAAGAATCCGGAACATCGTCAATGCATTCAACATTGATCTCGATAACCAGGATTGGTACGAACTCTACAATGCTTCAAGAGGTATTTAATAAACGTCTCTATCTTTTTACTTCCCCGCAGAGTCTCCCGAAGAGCTTGTCCCGTAACAGCGGGAGGACTCTGCGGTTATCATCACTTCAGAAACAACTTAATAGCCAGCAGCTTTTTAATATCCTTAATAAGGCTATCGTCTTTCACTTCAATATAAAAGCTGGAACCTTCCGTATGGGTGCGGGCTGTCTGGATGATCTGCAGGGTATCGTCTGATAAATTACTCTTCATGGCT comes from Paraflavitalea devenefica and encodes:
- a CDS encoding aldo/keto reductase, coding for MKKIYLSDAGPKVSPAIYGFYRWHEVDNKAMAMEKNINLCLELGINTFDHADIYGGYECEELFGNVIAQGTVKREDLVIFTKCGLLEPHPSRPDIRIRHCNTSKDHILQSVNNSLKKLRTDYIDIFLLNNLDPISNLEETALTLQRLKESGKVKNIGVVNFSVFQHQLLASYLKAPLVTNHVELSLLNTTALDNGQVDYSKQRYMRPLASAPLAAGEIANGNTEQAVRVRSKLQEIGKKYNADQESIAVAWLVKLGALPLIGTTSEQRIRNIVNAFNIDLDNQDWYELYNASRGI